The following are from one region of the Paenibacillus sp. KS-LC4 genome:
- a CDS encoding VWA domain-containing protein, translated as MQNTKKFILFRTLVLIIALMLAAACSGGMNSGPDRSNSTTTETGNTTAENAATESDEGSSTKEDSSPSKEEFAEPVPEGERREGGDRRYSSQQAEVKPGQLTAGEWDDLAAWQRFGNLLNSKEGDDNKYYWWFHAFNRLEVIVTSGGRAVSDAVVKLSDNQRELVWEARTNTDGKAYLFAGLFDKDQGDKQSNYRVEVQAGQYSKSLSSIKLPEQGTLKVDLGGEAEPSNQVDIMFVVDTTGSMEDELRYLEAELKDVIGRVSEQHGQQLDMRLSANFYKDKYDDYTVKSFPFTKDVDEVVRKIAAEKADGGGDYPEAVDAALRDAILEHDWSKQARARLLFLVLDAPPHYKEEVVHEIQELMQTAAANGIRIIPVASSGVDVPTEYLLRFMAVATGGTYLFLTDDSGIGGEHLEPAAGEYEVKPLNDLLVEMINRYVQP; from the coding sequence ATGCAAAATACAAAAAAATTCATCTTATTTCGCACATTGGTCTTGATTATCGCTCTAATGCTGGCAGCAGCTTGCTCTGGCGGGATGAATAGCGGCCCTGATCGAAGTAATTCCACCACAACAGAGACAGGGAATACGACGGCGGAAAATGCAGCTACGGAAAGTGATGAAGGCAGCAGCACTAAAGAAGACAGCTCTCCAAGCAAGGAAGAATTTGCAGAGCCTGTTCCTGAAGGTGAACGCAGAGAAGGTGGAGACAGGCGTTATTCCTCGCAGCAGGCGGAAGTGAAGCCAGGCCAGCTTACGGCGGGGGAATGGGATGATTTGGCGGCATGGCAGCGCTTCGGAAATTTGCTAAATAGCAAAGAGGGCGATGATAATAAATACTACTGGTGGTTTCATGCCTTTAACCGACTGGAAGTCATTGTAACTTCAGGTGGCAGGGCCGTATCCGATGCTGTTGTGAAGCTGAGCGACAACCAGCGCGAGCTTGTATGGGAGGCACGCACAAATACGGATGGAAAAGCCTATTTATTTGCCGGATTGTTTGACAAAGACCAAGGTGATAAGCAGAGCAATTATAGGGTCGAGGTTCAGGCAGGGCAGTATAGCAAAAGCTTGAGCAGCATTAAATTGCCGGAGCAAGGTACGCTCAAGGTGGATTTGGGAGGCGAAGCAGAGCCCTCTAATCAGGTCGATATTATGTTTGTCGTCGATACGACAGGCTCGATGGAGGATGAGCTGCGCTATTTGGAGGCCGAGCTAAAGGATGTCATTGGCCGGGTAAGCGAGCAGCATGGTCAGCAATTGGATATGAGGCTCAGCGCCAATTTTTATAAGGATAAATATGATGATTATACGGTGAAGTCGTTTCCGTTCACGAAGGATGTCGATGAGGTTGTCCGGAAAATAGCAGCAGAAAAGGCAGATGGCGGCGGCGATTATCCCGAAGCGGTTGACGCTGCGCTGCGTGATGCTATTCTTGAGCATGATTGGAGCAAACAGGCGCGGGCAAGGCTGCTATTCCTCGTATTGGATGCTCCCCCGCATTATAAGGAAGAAGTCGTTCATGAAATTCAGGAGCTGATGCAAACGGCAGCCGCGAATGGCATCCGTATTATTCCCGTCGCCTCCAGCGGGGTAGATGTCCCAACGGAATATTTGCTGCGCTTTATGGCGGTGGCGACGGGGGGAACCTACTTGTTTTTAACGGATGACAGCGGCATAGGCGGCGAACATCTAGAGCCTGCTGCCGGGGAATACGAGGTGAAGCCGCTTAATGATTTGCTCGTTGAAATGATTAATCGGTACGTTCAGCCGTAA
- a CDS encoding phage holin family protein: MSFLGHVVRFIVAALVLMLVGLLVPQFSVGGFWSALMLAIVIAVLGWIIEAIFGKKVTPFGRGIVGFIASAVVIWIAQFIVSGVTVTWLGAILAALVIGIIDLFIPVSTPYEAGRSDHNRRSSDH; encoded by the coding sequence ATGAGCTTTTTAGGGCATGTCGTTCGGTTCATCGTAGCAGCTCTTGTGTTGATGCTTGTGGGCTTGCTTGTGCCACAGTTCAGCGTAGGCGGTTTTTGGAGCGCTTTAATGCTCGCTATCGTCATTGCCGTGCTGGGCTGGATTATTGAAGCGATTTTTGGCAAAAAGGTTACACCGTTTGGACGGGGCATCGTCGGCTTCATCGCCAGCGCCGTCGTCATCTGGATCGCCCAATTCATCGTCAGCGGCGTTACGGTCACTTGGCTAGGCGCCATTCTGGCTGCGCTCGTTATCGGGATTATCGACCTGTTCATTCCCGTCAGCACGCCATATGAAGCCGGACGCTCCGATCACAACCGCCGCAGCAGTGACCATTAA
- a CDS encoding histidine kinase — MSYRWLKWLILWIPTLTIGLWEYVRHAFLLPYISMDLGNVLAPVLVFLVTLTLLRGLFKRLELMQDALQRERLSKSSFEQREKLARELHDGISQSLFLLSVKLDSLEHADTPEGVRQTTEQIRGTVRHVYEDVRQSIANLKSSTDASPAEGPWRAAIHSLAEELREAGGGYTAEVNWQLPEHALSDKEKVELMAIVREALMNIRKHTHDAHVSIACYPLEGGVLGSFHCIVADTGEGADIEQLEAKGRYGIRMMRERAKQMGWSLRVKSERGQGTQVEIATEPLKGS; from the coding sequence GTGTCTTATAGATGGTTGAAATGGTTGATCTTGTGGATTCCAACACTTACAATTGGTCTTTGGGAATATGTTAGGCATGCCTTTCTACTGCCATACATCTCCATGGATTTGGGCAATGTGCTTGCTCCTGTGCTTGTTTTTTTAGTCACATTGACGCTGCTGCGCGGCTTGTTCAAGCGTTTAGAGCTCATGCAGGATGCGTTGCAGCGCGAACGACTGTCGAAGTCTTCCTTTGAGCAGCGCGAGAAGCTTGCGCGTGAGCTGCATGATGGCATTTCGCAGTCGTTGTTTCTGCTTTCCGTGAAGCTGGATAGCCTGGAGCATGCCGACACACCGGAGGGTGTTCGCCAGACGACTGAGCAAATTCGAGGAACAGTTCGGCATGTGTACGAGGACGTGCGCCAGTCCATTGCCAACTTGAAATCGTCAACCGATGCAAGTCCGGCGGAAGGGCCATGGCGGGCGGCCATTCATTCCCTTGCTGAAGAGCTGCGCGAGGCTGGCGGCGGCTATACCGCCGAGGTCAATTGGCAATTGCCCGAGCACGCGCTGTCAGATAAGGAGAAGGTCGAGCTGATGGCGATTGTGCGTGAGGCGCTAATGAATATTCGCAAGCACACGCACGACGCGCATGTGAGTATCGCCTGTTATCCGCTTGAAGGCGGAGTATTAGGCAGCTTTCACTGTATCGTAGCGGATACAGGAGAAGGTGCGGATATCGAGCAGTTGGAGGCGAAAGGCCGTTATGGCATTCGCATGATGCGTGAGCGAGCGAAGCAGATGGGCTGGTCGCTTCGTGTCAAGAGTGAGCGCGGTCAGGGAACACAGGTGGAAATAGCGACGGAGCCTTTAAAAGGCAGTTAG
- a CDS encoding cupredoxin domain-containing protein, whose product MKKWIFLAAVMCLVAIIAACGTSGGASETGGVIDTDASAAEVVVKAKSWEFEQSEYKIKQGEAVNLKLESTDGVHGIQVTKTDITIPNNKSKTISLKAGEYTIVCNVPCGTGHTKMQAKLIVE is encoded by the coding sequence ATGAAAAAGTGGATTTTTCTTGCTGCCGTGATGTGCCTTGTTGCAATCATTGCCGCATGCGGGACAAGCGGGGGAGCAAGCGAAACGGGCGGCGTTATAGATACAGATGCTAGTGCAGCCGAAGTCGTTGTCAAAGCAAAGAGCTGGGAATTTGAGCAATCCGAATATAAGATCAAGCAGGGCGAGGCCGTTAACCTTAAGCTTGAATCAACGGATGGCGTCCATGGCATCCAAGTTACCAAGACCGATATTACGATTCCAAACAATAAATCCAAAACCATTTCGCTGAAAGCTGGCGAATACACAATCGTATGCAACGTGCCATGTGGTACAGGCCATACAAAAATGCAAGCAAAGCTAATTGTTGAATAA
- a CDS encoding copper amine oxidase N-terminal domain-containing protein: protein MMLKKIALGLLTATLLALPALSAPVFAADRPIELNNGKLKDNRMLIPLRDVAQNMGAAVEWNQQLQTIEIQKDDIELLLTINSKKVLVHQAETELDVPAQLINNTTYVPLRFVSQLLGASVDWNSYGQVATITLEGKQLVVYVEPVKLLAAEKASAARLKQLSDKLNEAADVSSMKQIRTYFKPYFTDRLINVIIQNKGLEYNYTFKDPVTSGSYRTKTTGSFLQSLDISQDAWEVSYILRDTKIIKVNGVWKADSVSFTEGKNPISGA, encoded by the coding sequence ATGATGTTGAAAAAAATCGCTTTAGGCTTATTGACAGCGACACTGCTGGCTTTACCAGCTCTTTCTGCACCTGTTTTTGCGGCTGATCGGCCTATTGAGCTTAACAATGGAAAATTGAAGGACAACCGGATGCTTATACCGCTACGTGATGTTGCCCAAAATATGGGGGCTGCTGTAGAGTGGAACCAGCAGCTTCAAACGATTGAAATCCAAAAAGACGATATCGAATTGCTTCTTACGATTAACTCAAAAAAGGTGCTTGTCCATCAAGCTGAAACGGAGCTAGACGTACCAGCGCAATTAATCAACAACACAACCTATGTTCCTCTGCGGTTCGTTAGCCAACTGCTGGGTGCAAGTGTAGACTGGAATTCATATGGCCAAGTCGCGACGATTACACTCGAAGGGAAGCAGCTTGTTGTATATGTGGAGCCGGTTAAGCTTTTGGCCGCTGAAAAAGCATCGGCAGCCCGCCTGAAGCAGCTGTCTGATAAATTAAACGAAGCAGCCGATGTGTCATCCATGAAGCAGATTCGCACTTATTTCAAGCCTTATTTTACCGACCGTCTCATTAATGTCATCATTCAAAATAAAGGCCTAGAGTATAATTATACGTTTAAAGATCCTGTAACGTCTGGCAGCTATAGAACCAAAACAACGGGGAGCTTCCTACAGTCGTTGGACATTTCGCAGGATGCTTGGGAAGTTTCTTACATTTTGCGAGATACCAAAATAATCAAGGTAAATGGCGTTTGGAAGGCAGACAGTGTCAGCTTCACCGAAGGCAAAAATCCGATTTCGGGGGCATAA
- a CDS encoding SDR family oxidoreductase, protein MSLLNGRVAMVSGAGSGLGRAASLSFAKEGADVVLLGRRLNKLEETFEAIKEATGREALVIPTDITDEQQIKQAVILAVDKWGKIDILLNNAAVLESGHVIELTSENWHTQVATNLTGPFYLSRAVIPFMRKERYGRIINITSGLSWNGAGGYGAYSAAKAGLESLTRTLADEEHEYGILINLYNPGTLRTEMHATGKDPAVVTPDLLRLASLPRGGPTGSMVSYG, encoded by the coding sequence ATGAGCCTTTTAAATGGGCGTGTGGCAATGGTAAGCGGCGCAGGCAGCGGGCTCGGAAGAGCCGCTTCTCTATCGTTCGCAAAAGAAGGCGCAGACGTCGTTCTGCTTGGCCGTCGATTGAACAAGCTCGAAGAAACCTTTGAGGCGATAAAGGAAGCAACCGGACGGGAAGCGCTTGTTATACCAACGGATATCACCGACGAGCAGCAAATCAAGCAAGCCGTTATTCTGGCTGTCGACAAATGGGGTAAAATTGACATTTTGCTCAATAATGCCGCTGTGCTGGAGTCCGGCCATGTCATAGAGCTGACTTCTGAAAACTGGCACACGCAGGTCGCCACCAATTTGACAGGCCCCTTTTATTTATCCAGAGCTGTCATTCCCTTTATGCGAAAAGAACGCTATGGACGAATCATTAATATTACGTCGGGCCTTTCATGGAACGGTGCCGGAGGATATGGCGCCTACAGTGCAGCCAAAGCTGGCCTTGAGTCGCTAACCCGGACACTAGCAGATGAAGAGCATGAATATGGCATTCTCATTAACTTATACAATCCTGGCACGCTTCGCACCGAAATGCATGCCACGGGCAAGGACCCGGCAGTTGTCACCCCCGATTTGCTGCGGCTCGCAAGTCTGCCACGCGGGGGCCCAACAGGCAGTATGGTCAGCTATGGATAA
- a CDS encoding CopD family protein — MMLNILFSRSKQLVRRTAAKIITSYAMLTVLLISCALLVGILPAEAHAARSLESQQLSVVVPTLAASFNPHEQVGHDQMENMDHGHDSGLSVGTALFYTARIVYYIALLLAAGLMLWFSGIRLGSDEQRKRMQLWSLPMMRALLLASLLYVFASARSLMEGYGGGGPEWVRLFTETSTGQAWLALLVLSLLGFIVIKGSDTFKLIWALLLLAIESWSGHMAALQSNMNVGIVLDFIHLACAAVWSGGLAILLGLWFADRKEAGRFAERFTTAAWISMVLLVLTGAAITWLLLPSLSYLFYTSWGIWLLVKIALVMLVIITGALLRVRVRRGELPHGLVLKVDAGLMLAITLIVGIFTYMSPIPDNTPVRFHKMGETRHFTVNITPNEPGANQFEVKIWLPEQLGEPTDVKLVLHSLDKQQLAPLEVPLEIFEDTSYESFPGFVRTSYHAERMNIPFPGKWTAELQVVDKSGGKLNESIDFENY; from the coding sequence ATGATGTTAAATATTTTATTTTCTAGAAGCAAGCAGCTAGTACGGCGAACAGCAGCCAAAATAATCACCTCGTATGCAATGCTGACTGTGCTTCTGATTAGCTGCGCGCTGTTAGTTGGCATCCTGCCAGCCGAAGCTCATGCAGCGCGCAGCTTAGAGTCCCAGCAGCTTTCTGTCGTTGTACCAACACTTGCAGCGAGCTTTAATCCGCATGAGCAGGTTGGGCATGACCAGATGGAAAATATGGATCATGGTCATGACAGCGGCCTTAGTGTGGGTACAGCTTTATTTTATACCGCAAGAATTGTATATTACATCGCGCTGCTGCTGGCGGCAGGACTGATGCTTTGGTTCAGCGGGATTCGCTTAGGAAGCGATGAACAACGCAAGCGGATGCAGCTCTGGAGCTTGCCGATGATGCGGGCGTTGTTGCTTGCTTCTCTTCTGTATGTATTCGCCAGTGCGCGCAGCTTGATGGAGGGCTACGGAGGCGGTGGGCCGGAATGGGTGAGGCTGTTCACCGAAACGAGTACCGGCCAAGCTTGGCTGGCGCTGCTTGTATTATCGCTTCTAGGCTTTATCGTTATTAAGGGAAGCGATACCTTCAAGCTCATATGGGCGTTGCTATTGCTTGCTATTGAGAGCTGGAGCGGCCACATGGCGGCGTTGCAGTCGAATATGAATGTAGGCATCGTGCTTGATTTTATTCATCTCGCTTGTGCGGCTGTATGGAGCGGGGGCTTAGCCATATTACTCGGCTTATGGTTTGCTGATCGGAAGGAAGCGGGGCGCTTTGCAGAACGCTTCACGACAGCCGCATGGATATCCATGGTGCTGCTTGTCCTTACAGGAGCGGCGATTACATGGCTGCTGCTGCCAAGCCTGTCCTATTTATTTTATACAAGCTGGGGAATTTGGCTGCTGGTGAAAATCGCGCTAGTCATGCTTGTCATCATCACAGGCGCGTTGCTCCGTGTCCGTGTTCGGCGCGGTGAGCTGCCGCATGGCTTGGTGCTGAAGGTGGATGCAGGTCTAATGCTGGCTATAACGCTTATTGTCGGCATCTTTACCTATATGAGCCCTATACCGGACAATACGCCTGTCCGGTTTCACAAAATGGGAGAAACGCGCCATTTTACCGTTAATATAACGCCAAATGAGCCGGGAGCAAATCAATTCGAGGTGAAAATATGGCTGCCGGAGCAGCTGGGAGAGCCAACAGATGTGAAGCTGGTGCTGCATTCGCTTGATAAGCAGCAGCTTGCGCCCCTTGAGGTGCCGCTAGAAATTTTTGAGGATACCTCGTATGAGTCTTTTCCTGGTTTTGTGAGAACATCTTATCATGCAGAACGGATGAATATTCCATTCCCCGGGAAATGGACGGCTGAGCTGCAGGTAGTCGATAAGAGCGGGGGCAAGCTGAACGAAAGCATAGATTTTGAAAACTATTAA
- a CDS encoding RidA family protein, with amino-acid sequence MSRQQVFTGSPWEPLVGYCRAIRVGNRIEVAGTTAMKDGEVVGQGDPYEQTRFVLQTIEKALAELGASMSDVVRTRMFVTDISKWEEIGKAHGEFFRTIQPAATMVEVKALIDPLLLVEIEAEAIIE; translated from the coding sequence ATGAGCAGACAACAGGTATTTACGGGTTCCCCATGGGAGCCGCTTGTGGGCTATTGCCGCGCGATTCGCGTCGGCAATCGAATTGAAGTTGCCGGAACAACGGCGATGAAGGATGGCGAGGTCGTGGGTCAAGGAGATCCTTATGAGCAAACTCGGTTTGTTCTGCAAACGATTGAGAAGGCTTTGGCTGAGCTAGGGGCAAGCATGTCTGATGTCGTTCGAACTCGAATGTTCGTTACTGACATTTCGAAGTGGGAAGAGATTGGAAAAGCACATGGCGAGTTTTTTCGCACGATTCAGCCAGCAGCAACGATGGTAGAGGTCAAAGCACTTATTGATCCGCTCTTGCTTGTCGAAATAGAGGCAGAAGCTATTATTGAGTAA
- the pheT gene encoding phenylalanine--tRNA ligase subunit beta produces MKISYQWLNEYVDLSGFTGAELAEKMTRGGIEIDEVESRNKGVTGVVVGYVKSREKHPDADKLNVCKVDVGTGEELQIVCGAKNVDAGQLVPVATVGAKLPGDLHIKRAKLRGVESQGMICSAKELGINDKLLPKEQQEGILVLPPHTVIGTPIADVLGLNDEVLELDLTPNRSDCLSVIGTAYEIGALTGREVRIPEPVIAHASERTESHVQVTISAPEQCFHYSARYIKGVKIGESPLWLQNRLIAAGIRPINNVVDVTNFVLLEYGQPLHAFDADQVKSGRIDVRLAHEGETMLTLDDQERRLEPQMLVITDGEKPIALAGVMGGANSEVTSDTVNILLESARFDGGTVRKTSRQFGLRSESSIRFEKEVDPGRVIPALNRAAALITELAGGLATEGIVEVTTAPAKQQVVEVALAKINRYLGTELSSLEVQTILKRLSFGYSVSEEEVFQVEVPSRRGDISYDVDLIEEVARLYGYDNIPTTPIFGDVTPGALTKPQAIRRELRKRLTDAGLHEVISYSFTGPERTELFPALSGESTKAVKLSMPMSEERSVLRTTLIAQLLETAAYNRNRKNESAVIFEIGSVFHTEEEKLTRLPQEKHRFAALLTGNRVEPQWNRKAAAVDFYDAKGVLETVFAVLGITDKVSYAAAQPEHFHPGRTAAVQLETEHGTEVIGYVGQLHPTLQLESDLADTYVLEIELAPLYQLAGDEIVYKALPRYPAMQRDIAVVLDMEVPAGELTALAWQTAGELLESVRVFDVFTGEKLGAGKKSVALSLVYRHAERTLTDEEVTELHGKVVAGLEQSFAAELRK; encoded by the coding sequence ATGAAAATTTCATATCAATGGTTGAATGAATATGTTGATTTATCTGGCTTTACGGGCGCAGAGCTTGCTGAGAAAATGACGCGCGGAGGCATTGAGATCGACGAGGTGGAATCTCGTAACAAGGGAGTGACCGGCGTCGTTGTCGGCTATGTCAAATCACGTGAAAAGCATCCGGATGCAGATAAGCTGAATGTGTGCAAAGTGGACGTAGGCACAGGCGAAGAGCTGCAAATCGTCTGCGGAGCGAAAAATGTCGATGCGGGGCAGCTTGTTCCAGTTGCGACCGTTGGAGCAAAGCTGCCGGGCGATTTGCACATTAAGCGCGCAAAGCTGCGCGGCGTAGAATCGCAGGGCATGATCTGTTCAGCGAAGGAGCTTGGCATTAATGACAAGCTGCTGCCGAAGGAGCAGCAGGAGGGCATTCTCGTATTGCCGCCGCACACGGTAATCGGAACGCCAATCGCTGACGTGCTTGGATTGAACGATGAGGTGCTGGAGCTCGACTTGACGCCTAACCGTTCGGATTGCCTCAGCGTCATCGGCACAGCGTATGAAATCGGCGCCTTGACTGGCCGTGAGGTGCGTATTCCTGAGCCGGTTATTGCTCATGCTTCCGAGCGTACAGAAAGTCATGTTCAAGTGACAATCAGCGCGCCTGAGCAGTGCTTCCACTATAGTGCGCGTTACATTAAAGGCGTGAAAATTGGCGAGTCTCCGCTATGGCTGCAAAACCGCCTTATTGCCGCAGGCATTCGTCCGATTAACAACGTCGTTGACGTAACGAACTTTGTTCTGCTGGAATATGGCCAGCCGCTTCATGCCTTTGATGCGGATCAGGTGAAAAGCGGAAGGATTGATGTGCGTTTGGCGCATGAGGGCGAAACGATGCTTACCCTTGATGACCAAGAGCGCCGCCTTGAGCCGCAAATGCTTGTCATTACTGACGGCGAGAAGCCAATCGCGCTTGCGGGTGTAATGGGCGGAGCGAACTCTGAGGTCACAAGCGATACCGTTAATATTTTGCTGGAATCGGCTCGCTTTGATGGGGGAACGGTTCGCAAAACTTCACGTCAATTCGGACTGCGCTCGGAATCGAGCATTCGCTTCGAGAAGGAAGTGGACCCGGGCCGCGTTATTCCTGCGCTAAACCGTGCAGCAGCCTTGATCACTGAGCTTGCAGGCGGACTCGCTACGGAGGGCATCGTGGAGGTGACGACAGCTCCGGCGAAGCAGCAGGTCGTTGAAGTCGCTTTGGCTAAAATCAACCGTTATCTCGGCACTGAGCTGTCCAGCCTTGAGGTGCAAACGATTTTGAAGCGTCTAAGCTTTGGCTATAGCGTCAGCGAGGAAGAGGTATTCCAAGTCGAAGTTCCGTCGCGCCGCGGCGACATTTCATATGATGTAGATTTAATCGAGGAGGTTGCCCGTCTTTATGGCTATGACAACATTCCGACTACACCGATTTTCGGCGATGTAACGCCAGGTGCGCTGACGAAGCCGCAAGCGATTCGCCGCGAGCTGCGCAAGCGTCTGACGGATGCGGGGCTGCATGAAGTAATCAGCTATTCGTTCACAGGTCCTGAGCGGACAGAGCTGTTCCCTGCTTTGTCGGGCGAATCGACGAAGGCTGTGAAGCTGTCGATGCCAATGAGCGAGGAGCGCAGCGTACTGCGGACAACGCTAATTGCGCAGCTGCTGGAAACAGCAGCCTATAACCGCAATCGCAAAAATGAGTCGGCTGTCATTTTTGAAATCGGCAGCGTGTTCCATACGGAAGAAGAGAAGCTGACGCGTCTTCCTCAGGAGAAGCATCGCTTCGCAGCATTGCTGACAGGAAACCGTGTAGAGCCGCAGTGGAACCGCAAGGCGGCCGCTGTTGATTTTTATGATGCCAAGGGCGTTTTGGAAACGGTGTTTGCCGTACTTGGCATTACCGATAAGGTAAGCTATGCCGCGGCGCAGCCGGAGCATTTTCACCCGGGAAGAACGGCAGCTGTTCAACTGGAGACCGAGCATGGCACAGAGGTCATTGGTTATGTGGGTCAGCTTCACCCAACGCTGCAACTGGAAAGCGATCTGGCAGATACGTACGTGCTGGAAATCGAGCTTGCGCCGCTTTATCAGCTGGCTGGCGACGAAATCGTCTACAAGGCGCTTCCGCGTTATCCTGCAATGCAGCGTGACATTGCTGTTGTGCTGGATATGGAAGTGCCGGCAGGCGAGCTTACTGCGCTTGCATGGCAAACGGCAGGCGAGCTGCTGGAGTCCGTCCGCGTGTTTGACGTCTTCACGGGCGAGAAGCTGGGAGCGGGCAAAAAGAGCGTAGCGCTTTCGCTCGTATATCGTCATGCCGAGCGTACATTGACCGACGAAGAAGTGACTGAGCTACATGGCAAGGTCGTCGCAGGATTAGAACAATCTTTTGCAGCAGAATTAAGAAAATAG
- the pheS gene encoding phenylalanine--tRNA ligase subunit alpha yields the protein MKERLEALRGEALQELQQVDNPQVLNDLRVKYLGKKGALTEILRGMGGLSAEERPIIGQVGNDVRAAIEAVIEEKQAVFQQAETEARLRGETIDVTLPGKALPTGAVHPLNKVAQEIEDIFIGLGYTIAEGPEVETDYYNFEALNLPKNHPARDMQDSFYITDDILMRTQTSPVQVRTMQAMKGKPIKVICPGKVYRRDDDDATHSFQFNQIEGLVIAPNIRMSDLKGTLLQFAQQMFGSQTQIRLRPSFFPFTEPSAEVDVSCAQCGGHGCRMCKQTGWLEILGCGMVHPRVLEMGGYDPNEVSGFAFGMGVERIALLKYGIDDIRHFYTNDLRFLQQFAKM from the coding sequence ATGAAGGAACGTTTGGAGGCTTTGCGCGGCGAAGCGCTGCAAGAGCTGCAACAGGTAGACAATCCGCAAGTGCTTAACGATCTGCGGGTCAAATATTTAGGAAAAAAAGGCGCGCTTACTGAAATTTTGCGCGGCATGGGCGGACTTAGCGCAGAGGAGCGTCCAATTATCGGTCAAGTCGGCAATGACGTTCGTGCGGCGATTGAAGCCGTTATCGAGGAGAAGCAGGCGGTATTCCAGCAAGCCGAGACGGAAGCGCGCTTGCGCGGCGAGACGATTGATGTGACGCTGCCAGGCAAAGCATTGCCAACTGGAGCCGTACATCCGCTTAACAAGGTAGCACAGGAAATCGAGGATATTTTCATCGGACTAGGCTATACGATTGCCGAAGGGCCAGAAGTCGAGACGGATTATTACAACTTCGAGGCGCTGAACTTGCCGAAAAACCATCCGGCACGCGACATGCAGGATTCATTTTACATTACCGATGATATCCTGATGCGTACGCAAACATCCCCGGTTCAAGTGAGAACGATGCAGGCGATGAAAGGCAAGCCAATCAAAGTTATTTGTCCAGGTAAAGTATACCGCCGCGATGATGACGATGCGACGCATTCCTTTCAATTCAATCAAATTGAAGGGCTCGTTATTGCGCCTAACATTCGCATGAGCGACCTAAAAGGCACGCTGCTGCAATTTGCCCAGCAAATGTTCGGCTCGCAGACGCAAATCCGTCTTCGTCCAAGCTTCTTCCCATTCACGGAGCCAAGTGCGGAGGTTGACGTAAGCTGCGCGCAATGCGGCGGACATGGTTGTCGGATGTGTAAGCAGACGGGCTGGCTGGAAATTCTCGGCTGCGGCATGGTTCACCCGCGCGTACTGGAGATGGGCGGCTACGACCCGAACGAAGTTAGCGGATTCGCTTTCGGCATGGGTGTAGAGCGCATTGCGCTGCTGAAATACGGCATTGACGATATTCGTCATTTCTATACGAATGATCTTCGGTTTTTACAACAATTCGCGAAAATGTAG
- a CDS encoding GNAT family N-acetyltransferase yields MPITTRLVQNQKDRDAVFEVRRSVFVDEQGVPAANEYDEFEDTAQHLLALSDTVPVGAGRIRVVDGIAKLERICILADYRKLGIGKIIVDAMEQAAASQGLTAAKLNAQTHAEGFYSKLGYHTVSDIFYEEDMPHVTMTKQLAQRV; encoded by the coding sequence ATGCCTATTACAACGCGTCTGGTTCAAAATCAGAAAGACCGGGATGCCGTATTTGAAGTGCGTCGCAGCGTATTTGTTGACGAGCAGGGCGTGCCTGCTGCCAATGAATATGATGAATTTGAAGATACAGCCCAGCACCTGCTCGCCCTCAGCGATACAGTGCCGGTAGGAGCAGGAAGAATACGAGTAGTGGACGGCATTGCCAAGCTGGAGCGCATTTGCATTTTGGCAGACTACCGCAAGCTCGGCATTGGTAAAATCATCGTCGATGCGATGGAGCAAGCGGCCGCGTCCCAAGGACTTACTGCTGCCAAGCTGAATGCGCAAACACATGCTGAAGGATTTTACAGCAAGCTGGGCTATCACACGGTGTCGGACATTTTCTATGAGGAAGACATGCCTCATGTCACGATGACCAAGCAGCTTGCCCAGCGGGTTTAA